From the genome of Papaver somniferum cultivar HN1 chromosome 2, ASM357369v1, whole genome shotgun sequence, one region includes:
- the LOC113352573 gene encoding F-box protein At4g00893-like → MGVLEQQYGSASASSSSKSGYSTPRRKPLLFLHEELLEDAKQVMYDPVEGSLSPCKLPELQSPVQCIASAYGWLLLLSRKSRCFFFFNPFTHSRINLPYPKFMINSAVFTDPPTSSSCVIYIFYTICLDGSFYRLEMDDLKKENPKWIYWAKTILPVKQAIYSYGHVYCIDSLGKFGHYDIGTRTWTARAVTNMFTVLRNAYLVASGGEVFAVTRDPGGEFTGVFKLKFKENDQKRVRLEKVTSLGNFTFFAGPCGSFSTFVKGMENKVCIADYKGDQKCAIYNVEDASKNIVLDVPEYGVDYTPVWILKH, encoded by the coding sequence ATGGGCGTTCTCGAGCAGCAATATGGTAGTGCAAGTGCAAGTTCCAGTTCAAAGTCAGGGTACTCTACACCGAGAAGGAAACCATTGTTGTTCCTCCATGAAGAATTACTGGAAGACGCTAAACAAGTTATGTATGATCCCGTTGAAGGAAGCCTTAGTCCTTGCAAGTTACCTGAACTACAATCCCCAGTACAATGTATAGCATCTGCATATGGTTGGTTACTGCTTTTATCAAGGAAAAGTcggtgtttcttcttcttcaacccgTTTACGCATTCGAGAATCAATCTTCCATACCCGAAGTTCATGATCAATTCTGCAGTGTTCACTGATCCACCTACATCATCAAGTTGTGTTATTTACATCTTTTATACGATATGTCTAGATGGAAGTTTCTACCGTTTAGAAATGGATGATTTAAAGAAGGAGAACCCAAAGTGGATTTACTGGGCAAAAACAATTCTTCCGGTCAAGCAAGCTATATACAGTTATGGCCATGTGTATTGTATTGATTCACTAGGAAAGTTTGGGCATTATGACATCGGTACCCGTACTTGGACTGCAAGAGCGGTAACTAATATGTTTACAGTTCTTCGGAATGCGTATTTAGTGGCATCTGGTGGAGAGGTTTTTGCAGTAACAAGAGATCCGGGTGGTGAATTTACTGGAGTTTTCAAGTTGAAGTTCAAGGAGAATGATCAGAAGAGAGTACGTTTAGAGAAGGTTACCAGTTTGGGTAACTTTACGTTTTTCGCAGGTCCATGTGGTTCTTTTTCTACTTTCGTAAAAGGGATGGAGAATAAAGTCTGCATTGCAGATTACAAGGGTGATCAGAAGTGTGCAATCTATAATGTCGAAGATGCTTCTAAAAATATTGTTCTTGATGTCCCGGAATATGGTGTGGATTATACTCCCGTCTGGATTCTAAAGCATTGA
- the LOC113350196 gene encoding sodium/hydrogen exchanger 3-like: protein MLDLLKLQTEYAGVVSINLFVTLLCACIVIGHLLEENRWMNESITAIAIGLCTGFVILLTTGGTSSHLLMFSEDLFFIYLLPPIIFNAGFQVKKKHFFRNFVKIMLFGAVGTFLSFAIVSFGAAQIFKKMDIGGLELGDYLAIGTIFSATDSVCTLQVLNQNETPFLYSLVFGEGVVNDATSVVLFNAIQSFDLSHISSTTALQLLGNFLYLFIISTLLGVFAGLLSAYIIKKLYFGRHSTDREVAIMILMAYLSYMMAELFELSAILTVFFCGIVMSHYTWHNVTDNSRITTKHTFATMSFIAEIFIFLYVGMDALDIERWKVVSTSPGKSIGVSAILLGLAGVGRAASVFPLSFLNNLTKKAPEDKINIKQQVIIWWAGLIRGAVSVALAYKQFAREGYNQTQGTAIMITSTISVVLFTTVVFGLLTKPLIILLIPQKKLARNLSSGPTTPNFKTPESTLTFPLLVNEQNLESGQTEAGTQNVLIDQMEGESQNGPRQPRLDRQLSATSTVHHYWRKYDDSFMRPMFGGRGFTQPVAGEPIDPSVTVRRPESP, encoded by the exons ATGTTGGACTTATTGAAGCTGCAAACAGAATATGCTGGTGTAGTATCCATTAACTTATTTGTAACACTTCTTTGTGCTTGTATCGTGATTGGTCATTTATTAGAAGAGAATCGATGGATGAACGAGTCGATTACCGCTATTGCAATT GGATTATGTACAGGATTTGTGATTCTATTAACTACAGGAGGAACAAGTTCTCATCTCTTAATGTTTAGTGAAGATCTTTTCTTTATATATCTTCTTCCGCCTATTATCTTTAATGCTGG ATTTCAGGTCAAGAAGAAACATTTCTTTCGAAATTTCGTGAAAATTATGCTGTTTGGTGCTGTTGGGACATTTTTATCCTTTGCGATCGTTTCATTTG GTGCTGCTCAAATATTCAAAAAGATGGATATAGGTGGTTTGGAGTTAGGCGACTATCTTG CAATTGGAACGATATTTTCGGCCACCGACTCTGTTTGCACCTTGCAG GTGCTTAACCAGAATGAGACACCTTTTTTATACAGTTTGGTTTTTGGAGAAGGTGTCGTTAATGATGCCACGTCTGTGGTGCTCTTTAATGCAATCCAGAGCTTTGATCTCAGTCACATTAGCTCAACTACTGCATTGCAGCTCCTAGGCAACTTCTTATATTTGTTTATCATAAGCACATTGCTTGGGGTGTTT GCCGGACTTCTTAGCGCGTACATtatcaaaaaattgtattttggCAG GCACTCAACTGACCGGGAGGTTGCAATTATGATACTTATGGCTTACCTTTCCTATATGATGGCTGAG TTATTTGAATTAAGTGCTATTCTCACGGTATTCTTTTGTGGAATAGTCATGTCGCATTATACATGGCATAACGTGACTGATAATTCAAGAATCACTACCAA GCATACTTTTGCGACGATGTCATTCATTGCTGAAATATTTATCTTCTTATACGTTGGTATGGATGCTTTGGATATTGAGAGATGGAAAGTTGTTAGTACAAG TCCTGGAAAATCGATTGGGGTTAGCGCAATATTGCTAGGTCTGGCTGGAGTTGGACGAGCAGCTTCTGTTTTCCCTCTTTCCTTCTTAAACAACTTAACTAAAAAAGCGCCAGAAGACAAAATTAACATAAAGCAGCAA GTAATTATATGGTGGGCTGGTCTGATCAGAGGTGCCGTATCTGTTGCACTTGCTTATAAACAG TTTGCACGCGAAGGCTACAATCAAACGCAAGGAACTGCTATTATGATCACGAGCACTATAAGTGTCGTTCTTTTCACAACAGTG GTATTCGGATTGCTGACTAAGCCCCTGATAATACTCTTAATACCTCAGAAAAAGTTGGCAAGGAACTTATCGTCGGGGCCAACAACTCCAAATTTTAAAACTCCAGAATCAACCTTAACATTCCCACTCTTAGTTAACGAGCAAAATTTGGAATCTGGTCAGACGGAAGCAGGGACTCAAAATGTGCTTATTGATCAGATGGAAGGGGAGAGTCAAAACGGACCTAGACAACCAAGACTTGATAGGCAACTCTCCGCTACATCTACGGTACACCATTACTGGCGTAAGTACGATGATTCATTTATGCGTCCAATGTTTGGTGGCCGAGGTTTCACTCAACCGGTTGCCGGTGAACCAATTGACCCAAGTGTAACAGTTCGTCGGCCTGAGTCACCCTGA